The DNA window CATCCAAAACCTTAGCGGAAATTCTGTGAATTAGAGTTTCGGCAGTGGAGTAGTGAGGTTGTCTTTCAACGAGATTTATGAAAGTTTCATCCGCCAAAAGACCTACAACAAATCCATTTTTTCTGAACAACTTCTTCCGCAAATACATCGGAAACATTGGCATTCCGCCCTCAAGTATGTAAACGTCATAATCTGGATATTCCCTTGCCATTTTTAAACCTTCAACGAACTTCACAAATCCATTAACATCTTTATGATAAGCTGGATAGACATCAGCCTTCACAGCTTCAACGAACGGTTCGTGAGCTGGATGCATTCCTGCATAGACGAACAGCACCTTCATTTTAAGATTTGCTAACTCAGGTTGTTTAAAAACGTTTCTTACTTCTCAACATAAGCTAAAAATTCGGTGGTGAATGAATTTCGGGCATGTTTTGAAAACAATATTTGATCTAAACGAGCCTTAATTGGCTTAAAATCTTATGCAGATAAATTAAAGCTCGAACAAAACCTTTATCAACTTTTTTGACCAATTTATCGACTATGCAAGAAACTACCACTCTCGTTGACCTTCTCAAGGAACTCAGAGAAATCAGGAAAAAACTCGACCGTATTGAGGAGGCAATCGAAGACCTCATCGATTCCACGTTAACTCTGGAAGAGGATGAACTGCTCGAAGAAGTCAAAGAAAAAATAGAGAAGGGCGATTTTTCCGAGTTTATTCCGCTCGAAAAACTCGATGAGGCTTTGGAAGAATGAGCTACAGCGTTTTTCTTCATCCGCAGGTCGTTAAATTTCTCAAGAAGATTCCTAAAACGGATGTCGAAAGGATCAAAACTAAACTCGCCGAACTTTCCGATCCTACTCCGTAAAAGCCGTCAAGCTGAAAGGTAAAGATGCATTCAGAGTTAGGATCGGAGACTACAGAAATTCTCTATACCGTTGATGATTCCAAGAAAGTCGTTGTGGTCTTCAAAATCGATAAGAGAAGCAGAGTTTATGATCGATAGTTCTCATCAACTGGCTCGGATGCAAATTTGCACCTGATTAAATTAAAGCTTGGACAATAGAACATTTCAGCGAAAGATAGCTATACGCCTAAGCGTTCTCTTAACCACCGATTGTACTCCTCGAAGATTTTTTCTGGAATGGGGTTCATGACTGGAACATCCCTTACTTTCCGCATTAGCTTTAAATCGACAGTGTAAATTGTGGCTTTGAACATTTTGGCTAATGCTACAATGTATCCATCCCAAGACTCAACGCTGTAACCTAAGGCATTCGTTAGCGAATCCAATGCAGTATCAACGCTGATATCTTCGTAAAAAGCTGGGGATCGAGTTTTCAGCGTTCTCGTAAGGGCTTCGTATGCGGATACCTTTTCTACTTTCAGATATCTTGTCAAAATGTGGTAAGCATCTAAGATTGCTGACATTGGGATTACACACTTCTTCTTCCACTTTAGAACATCCGATAAAAATTCAAGTGCAACATCTTTGGCCGGATTCTCAAAGTGAGATATCACTATTAGCCCAACATCTATTACTCCTTCAATCCGATCTTTTCCAAACCGTATTTTCTCGTCATCCATTTTTCTTCCTCCTCAACTTCAGAAACAAAAGCTTTCGGTGCGTTATTCTTCAAAAATTCAATCAAATCGTCCACCTTTTTCTCAAGATCCTCTCTTTGAACTCTAATTACTATTTCGTCTTCTCTTACACTCAGCGTAAGCTCGGAGTTCTCGTGAATGCCAAGCCTCTCCCTAATCTCCTTCGGCAGAACTATTCTCCCATACCTGTCAACCCTCACTTTCACGTTAAACCATTGGATTGGAAATTTATAAAATTTTTGGCGAATGGCAAGTTGAATGGCAAAAAACTGCTTTTGGTCATTCTCTGGAACGAATTTACTTCAAAACTTCATTATTTCTTCGCCTGAGCCAAATACAGCGCGTCGTAAATCGGAACGCTTTTCTCGACTGCGGTCTCTAGGGTATTATTTTTGCTTTTTCGTCCGAAATACTTCTGTACAGAACGTGGTGCTTCCAGATAGCGTTTAAAACTTCAGCCAGCGCCAGTGTTATAGAACGTAAATCGCTCTCCTGCAAATATCGCTCAATAGCCGCTCAGTTTTCCTCTCTCAAGACGTATTTGGCGAGAGAAGAGGAGTCAATTACTATCGCGATTCCCCTCTCACGTACTTTTCAGCGGTTCCCTTTTCAGCTCCCGGTAAGTTTGCCAATTAGATGTTGCATTTTGAGTTTACGTGTGTCAGCACAGAAGTTGCTTAAATGCAATTGATGAGTTTAAGTGAGAGAGGTAAGAAATAAACAGGCTCAGATCTGCCCTAGATACCTTTTCTTCAAATCTTCCAAGACTTCTTCAAGCTTTTTACCTTTAGCAAGCTTTTCAACTGCTTCTGTGTCCAAAACTAAATACTTGCCACTCTTCAAGCCGTATTTGATCATCTCCTTGTCTCCTGTCCAGATAGGGGCGTTTAGCTTTAAAGACAGAGCAATAAAAGGAGTGTCACTTTCATCAAATTGCCTTGCTATTTCATAAGCTTCTGGGATTTTGTCAAAATAAACATACTCTCCGCATATACGAATTCTCTTGGGCAAAACTTGTGTGATTGCAAACCACAAATCCCTCTCGCTAAAATCCGTATATTTGGAGATCTTGTCGTAATGTCTGAGAATTTCGAAATACGTGTAGGCGGGAGTGAAAAGAGATATTCGATCTTCCTTCATCAACAAATCCTTAATCTTCTTACTTTTTAACAAAGCTGAGATGATAATGTTTGTATCGATGATCAACCTAATCATTGATCAATCCTTTTTCTTTCAATTCTTCCTTGAGTTTTTTCCATGCAGAATCCTTTATAGCTTCGCTCAGCATTTCAACATCCTCATCAGTAATTTTTGATTTTTCAAGAGTTTTATTCCATACTGCCTCTATCATTATCTCGTCGATTCTCTCGGAGACAACTTTTCGAATCTGCTCCACGATACTTTCATCAACCCAGTCAGGGACTTCTATCTGGATGATCTTACCCATACTTATTTATTAGTCCTAAGAAGATAAATACCTTTTCTTCAAATCCTCCAAAACCTCTTCGAGCTTTCTGCCTTTGGTAAGCTCTTCAACTGCCTGAGTGTCTAAGGCTAAATACTTATCACTTTTCAAACCGTATTTGATCATCTCCTTGTCTCCTGTCCAGATAGGGGCGTTGAGCTTCAAAGACAGAGCAATAAAAGGAGTGTCACTTTCATCAAATTGTCTCGCTATGTCATAAGCTTCGGAGATTTTGTCCCTGTAGTATTCCCGTGGGACAATACCAATCCGAGTAAACAAAATGTGAAAGCACTCCTCCAATTCTTCAGAATTAAACTTCTCAAAGTGTTTCTGTATTTCGATTAGGAGCTCCTCTGGAGCAATTAGCTCTATAATTGAGCTGAAAAATATTATTTTCCTTAATATCCTACTCTTTTTTCCCTTGATCAAAGAGCTAAAAACGATGTTCGAATTCACAACAAGTTTAATCATTTATTAGCCCTTCTCTTTTGTATATTTCCTTAATTTCTGCCCAAACTCTCTTTCGAGTTTCTTCGAATGCTTTTAAGTCTCCCTCCGATAACTCGATTTTTTCGATTAAATCTTCAAATCTTTTATAGAGCAAGATGTTCTTTAACTTTTCATTTATTGCTCTCCTTAACTCTATTAAAATGTCCTCATCAACCCAGTCGGGCACTTCTATCTGGATTATCTTGCCCATGTTTGTTTATTCGCTCCGAAATCTTAAATATCTTTTCTTCTATCTGTTTCCCTTAAAAAAGCTCAAGAAGTCAAAAATCGGCGCGGCTTAAACTCTGATTGATGTAAAAAACTGTGTCCAAAAGCCGAAGAACTTTGAGATACGTGAGCGACTGCGTTTGAGGTAGTGCGTCGAGACGGAGAAAACCCACACCATACGAAGCTTCACAAAGCTACCCCAAACTTTATCAACTTTCCGTACTCGTTCAGATAAATGAAGCATAAAGTCAAGCTGAAAGGCACGTTTAGCTTAAGCGAGAAAGATATTTTGGAGTTTCATCCTTGGGTAAAACCGCTTCTGGAGGAGATAAGAAGCAGAGGATGGAATTACGAGTTTTCCGATGTGAAAGCTGAAGTCGTGGTTGAACTCGATTTAGATGAGTTGAAACTCAACCTAAGATACTACCTACCCCCTCTGGAGAGATTCGAAGAAGAGGGAACTTACGAGATCTCAGCCGAAGTGGGAAGTGAACCTCCGGCAGTTCTAAAGATAATCTCAATTGAAAGTTCGCGTATCTACCAAAACTGCTGGAATGCTGCAGAAGTAGACCCCTTCAAACGTGAAATTAACAGCATTAAGGACGTTTTGTGGGGCTTTGGGGAAGAAGTCGGTAAGCTTTCTCAGGCGAGGGAAGTTTTCGAAGTTGCAAGATGGTTGATTGAAAAGGGATTCAAACCGGCAAACGACTACGTGATCAAAGACTACAAGAAACTCGTCGAAATGTTCGAAAAGTCCTACAAGTTTACATTAACGCTGGAAATTGCGGTTGAAGACGAAAATAAGGTGCCGGGATGGGGGAGCTTAAAAAGGAGCTGAGCAAATTTTTCTACGAGAGGGGACTTTTGGCGGAGCTGAAGGCGGATCCGTTCAGAAAGCCCATACCTTAGTTTCTCTTTACCCTTCAGCGAGATCGAGAGTTACCAGCACGAGCTCATTTCAAAACTTCTCGCGCAGTAGTCGAGCACGAGCTTAAATCCTTCTAAAAACTCCGTTCCGAGCACTATTTCGTCCACTCCTTGGGTAGTTTCCACAAATCCGTCTCTAAATGCTTCAATCTCAGGAATCACGATTCTGGCATAAGAGCCTGTGGATTCGACAAGCTTTCCTGTAGGAAGAGTTAAAACTCTCTTGTACTGACTCAGCTCGTCGAGACGGAGCTTTTTGAAAACCTCTCTCGGGACGACTGCAAAACCTTCGTAGCCCGTGTCGATGACCGCAAGCACCCTGCCGGATTCAGGAAAAGTCACGGAAAGAAGAGGGTTGCTCAGAACGATCTCGATAACAGGAGTTCCGTTAACGAACATACTACTTCCAACCCATTCTCGCGACCGGCTTTATAGGCTCGGAAGAAACTATTTTCACGCTTCTCGGATCTATATTCTTCTCTTTCAATATTCTCGCGAGCTCTTCGAGGTCGCGAGCTTCAGCGACGAGCTCCTCTCCTCTGTAAGCTCTGAAGACCTTTTTCTTCTTCTCCAGCATCGAAAAGTAGATCTTTAAAGCTTCTTCTATAATTTTCGACATCGCACCCTTGCTCGAACCGTATTTTTCTTTCACAAAGCTTCTCAACTTCTTTTCGACCTCGTCGCTTATCGAGATAGTTAATGTTCCCATGTAATTACGTATTACATGAATCTTATTTAAATATTTTCTCCTCTCTCCAATTTTTAGAAAACCCTCTTAATACCGGTTTTGTCGAAATCGCTATCGTTTGAGATTATTTCCTCAGCATTCTTTCTCTTAGCAACGGCTAAATGCAAAGAATCTTCGAAGTCCAGTCCGAAATCGCTCATGATATCTAAAGCTTTTGCGAAATCTTCTTTGACAAGTGGCTCGATTTTCAAACCTCCTATGCTCGTGAATGACTCAACGACGGTTTTAACAAATTCTTCATCCGTTAAACTTTTGTTCGTCAATCCGGCGACGATTACGAGAGTTTCGTAGAGAGTCAGAGTGGAAGTTAAGTAATTTCCCTCCTTATCAATTCTTTTGATCCAGTTTTTGGCTTTTTCACCAAAAGAGGGGTGTCCACAGAGCCAGTAAACGAATACGTTGACGTCAATGAAGCTAAAGGATCTGATCGAGGAGCTTGGACTTTTCGAGAGAAGAACTCAGCAAAAGACATAGCAACGCGTAGAAATTATAGTAGGGCTTTATCAGAAGGTCAAGTTCGTCTGGATTTTGCATCTGAGAATAGTGAATATATAGTATGCCGTTCTGGTTTTGATCGTATTTTTGGCATTTTACTTCTTACTTGCTCAGCAGAAGTGTCGATAAAGAGGTTGAGCTGTTGATTGCGATAGAGAAAAAGCGGGGAGTAGAATTCCGAAAAGATTTACGTAAATCTTTACTTGAACAGTTCTATAAGGAATTTCGGTATTTCTTCATCGCTCAGCACGATTACATCTCTGGGATACCTTCTGTGGGGCTTTCCTGCTTTAACTTCAACCTTCAAATCATCTGCAATACAATCTATTTCGTAAGAGTTCCTGTAGTAGTAAATTTCACCGAATTTTCTGTAGAGGTGCTCCTGAACAACGTTTTCGATGAGTGCGGAGTATAGATAACTCGTATTGCTCCAAGCGGAAAAAACGTTTAAGAGGAGAGGATCTCTGAAGAATACCTTCCTCTCTTTCCTGTAAAGAACTCTTGAACCTTGCTTTAAATATGCGAAGTCCAGCACGTAAAGGTTTTTGAAGAACTCAAGGTATTCCTGAACAGTTTTGTAGGAGTATCCTGAGGTGTCCTGAGCTATCGCTCTAAAGCTAACAGCTGAGGGCATTTTGGATATTAGCGAGGCGAGGGTTTCTTTTGCTATCTCCAGACTCTTCCTGAATCTTACAATTTCGCCGATTATAGCGTTAAGGATGTGGGAAGATGAGAAACCGTTGATCGTCAGTGGAAAACCACCAGTCTCAAGATATTTTTTGAAAAGCTCAACCACTCTGTCGTATTCGAGCTTGTAGTTTTTAACTCCGTGAACCTCCACGTAT is part of the Ferroglobus placidus DSM 10642 genome and encodes:
- a CDS encoding type II toxin-antitoxin system RelE family toxin encodes the protein MSYSVFLHPQVVKFLKKIPKTDVERIKTKLAELSDPTP
- a CDS encoding PIN domain-containing protein — protein: MIKLVVNSNIVFSSLIKGKKSRILRKIIFFSSIIELIAPEELLIEIQKHFEKFNSEELEECFHILFTRIGIVPREYYRDKISEAYDIARQFDESDTPFIALSLKLNAPIWTGDKEMIKYGLKSDKYLALDTQAVEELTKGRKLEEVLEDLKKRYLSS
- a CDS encoding PIN domain-containing protein → MRSFSFIDVNVFVYWLCGHPSFGEKAKNWIKRIDKEGNYLTSTLTLYETLVIVAGLTNKSLTDEEFVKTVVESFTSIGGLKIEPLVKEDFAKALDIMSDFGLDFEDSLHLAVAKRKNAEEIISNDSDFDKTGIKRVF
- a CDS encoding PIN domain-containing protein, with protein sequence MIRLIIDTNIIISALLKSKKIKDLLMKEDRISLFTPAYTYFEILRHYDKISKYTDFSERDLWFAITQVLPKRIRICGEYVYFDKIPEAYEIARQFDESDTPFIALSLKLNAPIWTGDKEMIKYGLKSGKYLVLDTEAVEKLAKGKKLEEVLEDLKKRYLGQI
- a CDS encoding clan AA aspartic protease, with the translated sequence MFVNGTPVIEIVLSNPLLSVTFPESGRVLAVIDTGYEGFAVVPREVFKKLRLDELSQYKRVLTLPTGKLVESTGSYARIVIPEIEAFRDGFVETTQGVDEIVLGTEFLEGFKLVLDYCARSFEMSSCW
- a CDS encoding AbrB/MazE/SpoVT family DNA-binding domain-containing protein produces the protein MKVRVDRYGRIVLPKEIRERLGIHENSELTLSVREDEIVIRVQREDLEKKVDDLIEFLKNNAPKAFVSEVEEEEKWMTRKYGLEKIGLKE
- a CDS encoding ribbon-helix-helix domain-containing protein, with translation MGTLTISISDEVEKKLRSFVKEKYGSSKGAMSKIIEEALKIYFSMLEKKKKVFRAYRGEELVAEARDLEELARILKEKNIDPRSVKIVSSEPIKPVARMGWK
- a CDS encoding ATP-binding protein, which encodes MYLKILRDSNPWWTEEEWEERDKNLVDYRNQRIRWVPEWIKKLSLEPFSLNFVLGLRQIGKTTGLKLLIRELVKTIEAENVIYIDCDIFPDFESLGEAIIEYLNAVRSEETKYVFLDEVTSISEWWKAVKYMIDTGKFGNCVVTVTGSSSLKVRRDIELFPGRTGKGKVVEVLPLSFKEYVEVHGVKNYKLEYDRVVELFKKYLETGGFPLTINGFSSSHILNAIIGEIVRFRKSLEIAKETLASLISKMPSAVSFRAIAQDTSGYSYKTVQEYLEFFKNLYVLDFAYLKQGSRVLYRKERKVFFRDPLLLNVFSAWSNTSYLYSALIENVVQEHLYRKFGEIYYYRNSYEIDCIADDLKVEVKAGKPHRRYPRDVIVLSDEEIPKFLIELFK